Proteins from a genomic interval of Zingiber officinale cultivar Zhangliang chromosome 2A, Zo_v1.1, whole genome shotgun sequence:
- the LOC122044412 gene encoding UPF0047 protein YjbQ-like — protein sequence MAAKWAQKTVVVPAQRRGCHLITPKIVEEIQQDLSGFKCGLAHLFLQHTSASLTINENYDSDVQSDTETFLNRIVPEGRSAPWKHTLEGE from the exons ATGGCCGCCAAGTGGGCACAGAAGACCGTCGTCGTCCCTGCTCAGAGGCGCGGATGCCATCTCATCACCCCCAAG ATTGTTGAAGAGATACAACAAGATTTGTCGGGCTTCAAATGCGGCCTTGCTCATCTTTTCC TGCAGCATACAAGTGCTTCTCTCACCATAAATGAGAATTATGACTCTGATGTTCAGAGCGACACTGAAACATTTCTGAATCGGATTGTGCCAGAG GGTCGATCTGCACCGTGGAAGCACACATTGGAAGGTGAGTAA
- the LOC122040755 gene encoding cytochrome P450 71A1-like, producing MDLLPLRSLTHPLLLLHLFFIVVVFIMLPAVTLFRHRWRSSAKKPKLLHPPSPWRFPIIGNLHQLGSLPHRSLQAMSRRHGPLMLLRLGQVPALVVSSADMAREVMKHQDHVFASRPSLTVPNMFTRNGRDVAFAPYGDHWRQVKKVSLLHLLSAKMVRSFRHVREEEVASMVEDIAGACASAPGRAIDMTRVLNTLAKRVIGRAMLGESSRHSAWGDYIDEIMGDVSVAMGTLHVGDCFPLLPCLRRMMISGRVRKMVDRVDEIMEQIIEDNERKCAAAEEGDHDGEEPKETAESFVEVLLSLQKDGDDEMKRLMTRDTIKSMIMDMYAAGMDSTHIVIEWAMAELVSNPRVMKKLQHEVRQVVGSKSNISEDDLTRMDYLRAVVKEAMRLHPPGPLLVPRQSLRDTTVMGYHIPKDTWVFINVWAIGRDSISWGETVEEFQPERFLDNDIDYRGQHFELTPFGAGRRICPGIGFAIAVIELGLATLMHKFEWKLHEGEEMEMSEVFGITMRKKRALQIVAAPCF from the exons ATGGATCTTCTTCCCCTGCGCTCGCTCACccaccctctcctcctcctccatctCTTCTTCATCGTCGTCGTCTTCATCATGCTCCCTGCAGTTACTCTCTTTCGACACCGCTGGCGCTCCTCAGCCAAGAAGCCCAAGTTGCTGCACCCACCTTCCCCCTGGCGGTTCCCTATCATCGGAAACCTCCACCAGCTCGGTTCGCTCCCCCACCGCTCTCTCCAAGCCATGTCGAGGCGCCACGGCCCGCTCATGCTCCTCCGACTCGGCCAGGTGCCCGCTCTCGTGGTGTCGTCGGCCGACATGGCCCGAGAGGTCATGAAGCACCAGGACCACGTCTTCGCTAGCCGACCGTCGCTCACCGTCCCCAACATGTTCACCCGCAACGGCCGTGATGTGGCCTTCGCTCCCTATGGGGACCACTGGCGCCAG GTCAAGAAGGTGAGCCTCCTCCACCTGCTCAGCGCCAAGATGGTGCGCTCCTTTCGACACGTCCGCGAGGAAGAGGTGGCATCCATGGTGGAGGACATCGCCGGAGCCTGCGCCTCCGCACCGGGCCGAGCCATCGACATGACCCGCGTGCTGAACACGCTCGCCAAGCGCGTGATCGGGCGGGCGATGCTCGGGGAGAGCTCGAGGCACTCCGCGTGGGGAGACTACATCGACGAGATCATGGGGGACGTGTCCGTCGCCATGGGGACGCTCCACGTGGGCGACTGCTTTCCGCTGCTGCCGTGCCTGAGAAGGATGATGATCAGCGGCCGAGTGAGGAAGATGGTGGACCGAGTCGATGAGATTATGGAGCAGATAATTGAGGATAACGAGAGGAAGTGCGCCGCAGCCGAAGAAGGGGATCATGACGGTGAGGAGCCGAAGGAGACGGCGGAGAGCTTCGTCGAGGTGTTGCTGTCGCTGCAGAAGGACGGGGACGACGAAATGAAGCGACTGATGACGAGGGACACCATCAAGTCAATGATCATG GATATGTATGCGGCTGGAATGGACTCGACCCATATTGTTATCGAGTGGGCGATGGCGGAGTTAGTCAGCAATCCACGTGTCATGAAGAAATTGCAACACGAGGTGCGACAAGTAGTTGGCTCAAAATCAAACATCTCCGAGGACGACTTGACTCGAATGGACTACCTACGTGCAGTCGTCAAGGAAGCCATGCGCCTCCATCCACCAGGGCCGTTATTGGTCCCGAGACAATCGCTTCGTGACACCACCGTCATGGGGTACCACATCCCCAAGGACACTTGGGTCTTCATAAACGTGTGGGCCATCGGACGAGACTCGATCTCCTGGGGTGAGACAGTCGAGGAGTTCCAACCGGAGAGGTTCCTCGACAATGACATCGACTATCGAGGGCAGCATTTCGAGCTGACTCCTTTTGGTGCCGGAAGGAGAATTTGTCCCGGAATTGGGTTTGCTATTGCCGTCATCGAGCTTGGACTTGCCACCCTCATGCATAAATTTGAGTGGAAACTGCACGAAGGCGAGGAGATGGAGATGAGTGAAGTTTTTGGGATCACAATGCGCAAAAAGAGGGCCCTACAAATTGTTGCAGCACCTTGCTTCTAA